One part of the Candida albicans SC5314 chromosome R, complete sequence genome encodes these proteins:
- a CDS encoding uncharacterized protein (Has domain(s) with predicted electron carrier activity, heme binding, iron ion binding, monooxygenase activity, oxidoreductase activity and acting on paired donors, more) — MSPSLVHQILAITHPYVEYLEENITKWYILVPGILIVLNVLTTLHTKYLEYKFNAKPVTNFIQDYTFGVITPLILIYYKSQGTVMEFANNFWNFKFLIKNPDVGTGELRIFGMHLIETKDPENIKAVLATQFNDFSLGTRHGFLYSLLGDGIFTLDGAGWKHSRSMLRPQFAREQIAHVKILEPHMQVFFKHIRKNKGKTFDIQELFFRLTVDSSTEFLFGSSVESLRDETIGMSPSVKNLAGRDEFADAFNYSQTINAYRFLLQQFYWLCNGTKFRKSIAAVHKFSDFYVQKALSLSQDELDEQKGYVFLYELAKQTRDPKVLRDQLLNILVAGRDTTAGLLSFVFFELARNPEVYAKLKEEIYNKFGSGEDARIDEITFESLKQCEYLKAVINESLRLYPSVPHNFRTATRNTTLPRGGGPDGMSPIVVKKGQSVMYTVLVTHRDTKTYGADANEFRPERWFEPETRKLGWAYVPFNGGPRICLGQQFALTEASYVTVRLLQEFEHLTMDAETRYPPKLMNSLTLSLLDGANVEMY, encoded by the coding sequence ATGTCCCCCTCGCTTGTTCACCAAATTCTTGCTATCACTCATCCATATGTTGAATATTTGGAAGAAAACATTACTAAATGGTATATCCTAGTACCAGGTATTCTTATTGTGTTAAATGTGTTAACAACTCTTCATACAAAGTATTTGGAATACAAATTTAATGCAAAGCCTGTCACAAACTTCATTCAGGATTACACTTTTGGTGTCATAACTCCATTGATTTTGATCTACTACAAGTCTCAAGGTACAGTAATGGAATTCGCCAATAATTTTTGGAACTTCAAATTTCTCATCAAAAACCCAGATGTAGGAACAGGTGAGCTTAGAATATTTGGTATGCatttaattgaaaccaAGGACCCGGAGAATATCAAGGCGGTATTGGCTACCCAATTTAACGATTTCTCTTTGGGCACTCGTCATGGCTTTTTGTACTCATTGTTAGGTGATGGTATTTTTACATTGGACGGTGCTGGCTGGAAACATAGTAGATCTATGTTGAGACCACAATTTGCTAGAGAACAAATCGCTCATGTCAAAATCTTGGAACCACATATGCAAGTGTTTTTCAAACACATTAGAAAGAACAAGGGGAAAACATTTGACATCCAGGAGTTATTTTTTAGATTGACAGTTGATTCTTCTACAgaatttttgtttggtAGTTCAGTTGAGTCTTTGAGAGATGAAACCATCGGCATGTCACCTAGTGTGAAGAATCTTGCTGGCCGAGATGAATTTGCTGATGCATTTAATTATTCACAAACTATCAATGCCTACAGATTCTTGTTGCAACAATTTTATTGGTTGTGCAATGGGACTAAGTTTAGAAAGTCAATTGCTGCTGTGCACAAGTTTTCTGATTTTTATGTTCAAAAGGCTTTGAGTTTAAGCCAAGATGAATTAGATGAACAAAAAGGGTATGTTTTCTTGTATGAGTTAGCCAAACAAACCCGTGATCCAAAAGTGTTAAGAGATCAGTTATTGAACATTTTAGTGGCTGGAAGAGACACAACTGCTGGTTTGTTGTCATTTGTGTTTTTTGAATTGGCCAGAAACCCAGAAGTATATGCCAagttgaaagaagaaatctACAATAAGTTCGGGTCCGGCGAGGATGCTCGTATTGATGAAATCACATTTGAGTCTTTAAAACAATGTGAATACTTGAAAGCTGTTATCAACGAGAGTTTGAGATTGTACCCATCAGTGCCACACAATTTTAGAACTGCTACTAGAAATACCACTTTACCAAGAGGTGGTGGTCCAGACGGTATGTCACCTATAGTTGTTAAAAAGGGTCAATCAGTTATGTACACAGTTTTGGTAACACACAGAGATACCAAAACTTATGGAGCTGACGCTAACGAATTTAGACCAGAAAGATGGTTTGAACCAGAAACTAGAAAATTGGGATGGGCTTATGTCCCATTCAACGGTGGTCCAAGAATTTGTTTAGGTCAACAGTTTGCTTTGACTGAAGCTTCTTACGTTACTGTTAGATTACTTCAAGAGTTTGAGCATTTGACTATGGATGCAGAAACTCGCTACCCTCCTAAATTAATGAATAGTTTGACTCTTTCCCTCTTAGATGGGGCAAATGTTGAAATGTATTAA
- the ATP17 gene encoding F1F0 ATP synthase subunit f (Mitochondrial ATPase complex subunit; downregulated by Efg1p; flucytosine induced; caspofungin repressed), which produces MSFVIRRQLSTLIPPKIASAKNLGSNPNAKRMAEVVKFYNKLPQGPAPAAKKSNNPFARYRAAYFDGDNASGKPLVHLAIAVVIFGYSLEYQHLKHAQHEGH; this is translated from the exons ATGTCATTCGTGATTAGAAGACAATTGTCCACTTTGATTCCTCCAAAGATCGCATCAGCAAAA AACCTTGGATCCAACCCAAATGCCAAAAGAATGGCTGAAGTTGTCAAGTTCTACAACAAGTTACCACAAGGACCAGCTCCAGCTGCAAAGAAATCCAACAATCCATTCGCCAGATACAGAGCTGCTTACTTTGATGGCGATAATGCTTCTGGTAAACCATTAGTCCACTTGGCTATTGCCGTTGTTATCTTTGGTTACTCCTTGGAATACCAACACTTGAAACATGCTCAACATGAAGGTCATTAG
- a CDS encoding uncharacterized protein (Ortholog(s) have structural constituent of nuclear pore activity, role in nuclear pore organization and cytosol, mitotic spindle pole body, nuclear periphery, nuclear pore inner ring localization), translated as MSGIFNWSSDVFADIYNTLKFESNIDLDTIDFTSIKNDLANVLITPVPSDQSRSKLGDASKPVALPSGDEVKLNQASIEITGVLSNELDLDELNTAELLYNASDLSYKKGTSIGDSARLAYYLRAHYILNIVGYLVSHKRLDIITNNNQVLFDNILKSFSKIYTLSGKLNDMIDKQKVTGDINNLAFINCINYSRSQLFNAHELLGQVVFGLADNYYESYGTLNNYKSLVEFISKNISDEDVFVIHFLPSTLQLFKKLLQLGEESLVDQFYKTITSSILKDYEANNFSKSEDIDLSKSKLSGFEIVTSFIFLTEFIPWCKQSSSRTAKYDFKDDILKYMEFLISYGVMERLLSYCSETANAKTQQVYDWSNMYDFRALLQKNFPRLTPAKFHYPGNQELLNAVRPGYENVSKLIDISFLTLDPSLNETLVSPFFQSFFSVFISNAAVVMTSLRDSEEDFVLSSLNESDEEEEEEESDSDEDSSTPKNKEKSTGLDLDKIAQRAELERFYLAFAYTYNNRPELCALFWGNEQVTHDIIGFISWGLANNTSPLITATFCLLLGSLASAGAEATSRIWEILVHNNNNASTRKNDFSKISVDSLYDSLKYYIDSLNESFEQDLNAQLMLNQKKQDFLFSTTTSKQDLDDSGENRIVIELAEDSLVFISGFIQLLSAIVKNLNTKNERSKEIKSVVYTRFSPIIKGFLKFDNLINGSRFLQVDASIQSTNNPKFIDLPNVFVSDDSRIILTNLILTFLGDFVTNDSDPYIRYEIWRLVDRWMYQGLHSLPEDKKDDAFRHIKRKYISKKNVPINQAFSTNLTHLSQIGNFTVLVKKLLTPYADSNEAFTKYSLLYPCDLGSGYRFNNQLGIWPYIEFLMQNVFANSATIANKRDRVNLQLNLLELFSNALQEVDWKFLIDVAPKIIRDLKNFNGIFDSLIPGVQLDFEVFVKLHHSVAVINYLFENKTFSALFKLVNIGVDSVNESGESAALVSHALGLINSLLRVQNSFINKLLPILRNKDTQQQLHCGTAIGIGTSMSLSLATPRTIFDCIYYPKNLGTHGVADFYEVILFHLSAVVQFALYVSCENTISNKAISILKGVSQSKFFVTRVSSSADPLLNNDRLITTFENIDESIKIKFAFIDKFEELEDSLNMKYEILDFVLGNLNQFDGKVATTAHFLLGYKVKGDTLDLVQTNDQNTLLKSFLNTLSISLDLISEIDYNNGNNHIIDVGPAKLSSLILQILIKLCQDPISSSITLNQLREYEELFEKLVNCQPKLDLNTVWCGNQFDGDLQIDASNVFVDNQASTQAFFSFINQRNLILQYLSLEFHSVKSRTKREYYSKVLTNDKEFVNRTPKVLTFLNILNYSFKNFEVQKYEWLDQKFNMSLLLAEVNAQKNGTLDFSVLTKVFRLLCQTSNLITPESKQLFAEEIMVEGSKISDFVTKYSVSTDLKDVQLKCLHSWCQLIEILVTDSGINSSNFILEVLQVIIPKINDYFDVDISFSEEMVSLCVLLFDLYDQSTLADRKGEDFALGIERLIPLFQTCIAGILNSNSTPSLRSDLYVVGNKFLLKCFERESFLKQVMHIIKSVDKKFFQVICNDAIYSEGPSRITSTLFLESLVHLGTLVKVDFILNALIKNNALSLLVRSVKRTDAMIKLCQEKNSGVTLDHFIFDLMAFKATLYFFVRVAKSKNGALQLIQNELFSILHQSKFLQIDPDIGLSLRIEEVQDHKTVNVNVLLDTPLSITDLVDPYKLRSENTISYFEFLVPIFQLLTTVLLSMGPNYQPAIIQTRELMKSVNRLVVGVMKRDFLVETKQIGQGLYKEESHELVSLKELVKLFILIDSLAHYSV; from the coding sequence ATGAGTGGCATATTTAATTGGTCGCTGGATGTGTTTGCCGATATTTATAACACCCTCAAGTTTGAGTCCAATATAGATTTGGATACAATCGACTTCACCAGCATCAAGAATGATCTTGCAAATGTTTTGATTACACCAGTCCCTCTGGATCAATCACGTAGCAAACTTGGAGACGCATCAAAACCAGTGGCGTTGCCCAGTGGAGATGAGgtgaaattgaatcaagcatcaattgaaattactggagttttatcaaatgaattGGATTTAGATGAACTAAATACAGCAGAGTTGTTATATAACGCAAGTGACTTGAGCTACAAGAAGGGAACGTCCATTGGCGATAGTGCTCGATTGGCTTATTATTTAAGAGCTCATTATATACTAAACATTGTTGGATACTTAGTTTCGCATAAACGTTTAGATATCATcactaacaacaaccaaGTGTTGTTTgacaatattttgaaaagtttCAGCAAGATTTATACTTTGAGTGGTAAATTAAATGACATGATTGACAAGCAAAAAGTTACCGGCGACATCAACAATCTTGcatttatcaattgtatCAATTATTCCAGAAGTCAGTTGTTTAATGCACACGAGTTATTGGGACAAGTTGTATTTGGATTAGCGGATAATTATTATGAGAGTTATGGCACACTAAACAACTATAAATCCTTAGTGGAGTTTATACTGAAAAATATCAGCGATGAAGATGTTTTTGTTATCCATTTTTTACCATCCACTTTACAATTGTTCAAGAAATTACTTCAACTAGGTGAGGAATCTTTAGTCGATCAGTTTTACAAGACTATAACCTCTTCCATACTAAAAGATTATGAAGCcaacaatttttccaaaagTGAAGATATTGACTtgtcaaaatcaaaattgtcTGGCTTTGAAATAGTCACAAGCTTTATTTTTCTAACTGAGTTTATTCCATGGTGCAAGCAGCTGTCAAGTAGAACCGCGAAATACGATTTCAAAGATGATATATTAAAGTATATGGAATTCTTGATAAGTTATGGAGTTATGGAACGATTATTATCGTACTGTTCTGAAACCGCCAATGCAAAAACTCAGCAAGTGTACGACTGGTCAAACATGTACGATTTCAGAGCATTGCTTCAAAAGAATTTCCCACGACTTACACCAgcaaaatttcattatccTGGCAATcaagaattgttgaatgCAGTTAGACCGGGATATGAAAATGTATCCAAATTGATTGACATTTCCTTTTTGACGTTAGATCCATCGCTTAATGAGACGTTGGTTTCACCTTTTTTCCAGAGCTTTTTCAGTGTGTTTATATCTAATGCGGCAGTTGTTATGACCTCTTTAAGGGACTCAGAGGaagattttgttttatcGTCGTTGAATGAAAGTGAcgaagaggaagaagaagaagaaagcGACAGCGACGAAGATTCTTCGACcccaaaaaacaaagaaaaatcaactGGGTTAGACCTTGACAAGATTGCCCAGCGCGCTGAATTAGAAAGGTTCTACTTGGCTTTCGCGTACACCTACAACAATAGACCTGAATTGTGTGCGTTATTTTGGGGGAACGAGCAGGTAACTCATGACATTATAGGATTTATTTCCTGGGGACTTGCTAATAATACGTCTCCGTTGATCACTGCAACATTCTGCTTACTATTAGGGTCGTTGGCATCTGCTGGTGCAGAGGCAACTTCAAGGATATGGGAGATTCTTGTacacaacaataacaacgCAAGTACGAgaaaaaatgatttttcaaagatATCCGTTGACTCCCTTTATGATTCGTTGAAATATTACATTGACTCTTTAAATGAAAGCTTTGAACAAGATTTAAATGCCCAATTGATGTTGAATCAGAAGAAACAAGATTTTCTCTTCAGCACCACAACAAGCAAACAGGACCTTGATGATTCTGGCGAGAATAGAATTGTTATAGAGTTGGCCGAGGATTCACTTGTCTTCATTTCAGGGTTTATTCAATTACTTTCTGCAATtgtgaagaatttgaacaCTAAGAATGAAAGAAgcaaagaaatcaaatccGTGGTATACACTAGATTCTCACCAATCATTAAAGGGTTTTTAAAATTCgataatttgatcaatGGTAGCAGGTTCCTTCAAGTTGATGCTAGCATTCAAAGCACAAACAACCccaaatttattgatttgcCAAATGTTTTCGTCAGTGATGACTCGAGAATTATATTGACGAACCTCATTCTAACCTTTTTAGGCGATTTTGTTACCAACGATAGTGATCCGTATATTAGATATGAGATTTGGCGTTTAGTCGATCGATGGATGTACCAGGGGTTGCATAGTTTGCCAGAAGATAAGAAAGATGATGCTTTTAGACATATTAAGAGAAAGTATATCAGTAAGAAAAATGTCCCCATCAATCAAGCATTTTCAACAAACCTAACTCATCTTAGTCAGATTGGGAATTTCACTGTCttggtgaaaaaattgttaacCCCATACGCAGATAGTAATGAAGCATTCACCAAGTACTCGTTGTTGTATCCTTGTGATTTAGGATCAGGGTATAGATTCAACAACCAACTTGGAATTTGGCCATacattgaatttttaatgCAAAATGTGTTTGCAAACTCTGCTACTATTGCTAATAAACGAGATAGGGTCAACTTGCAACTTAATTTGCTAGAATTATTTAGCAATGCATTACAGGAAGTTGACTGGAAGTTTCTTATTGATGTGGCACCGAAAATTATTCGTgacttgaaaaattttaatgGGATATTTGACTCGCTTATTCCTGGTGTTCAATTGGACTTTGAAGTGTTTGTCAAATTGCATCATTCAGTTGCTGTGATTAACTATCTATTTGAAAACAAGACATTTTCTGCTTTGTTTAAGCTTGTTAATATTGGAGTTGATTCTGTGAATGAATCAGGTGAATCGGCTGCATTAGTGTCACATGCCCTTGGGTTGATTAATTCTTTGTTGAGAGTTCAAAATTCTTTTATAAACAAGTTGTTACCAATATTGCGAAACAAAGATACGCAGCAACAATTACATTGTGGGACAGCCATTGGGATTGGTACTTCTATGAGTCTTTCGTTAGCAACCCCTAGAACCATATTTGATTGTATATACTATCCAAAGAACTTGGGAACACATGGTGTTGCTGATTTCTACGAAGTGATATTGTTCCACTTATCTGCAGTTGTCCAATTTGCCCTTTATGTCAGTTGTGAAAATACTATTTCCAACAAAGCAATTTCCATATTGAAAGGAGTAAGCCAATCgaaattttttgttacCAGAGTTTCAAGCTCTGCTGATCCCTTACTCAACAACGATAGATTGATTACCACATTTGAAAACATCGACGAGTCAATAAAAATCAAGTTTGCTTTCATTGACAAGTTTGAAGAACTCGAGGACTCTTTGAATATGAAATATGAGATATTGGATTTTGTTTTGGGCAATctcaatcaatttgatgGCAAAGTGGCTACTACTGCCCACTTTTTGTTGGGATACAAAGTGAAAGGCGATACATTAGACTTGGTACAGACAAACGATCAAAACACATTACTAAAATCTTTCTTAAATACATTGAGCATTAGTcttgatttaatttctgaaattgattacaataatggtaataacCATATTATTGATGTTGGTCCAGCCAAGCTTTCGTCGTTGATTTTACAGATTCTTATCAAGTTGTGCCAAGATCCAATTTCGTCGTCAATAacattgaatcaattaCGTGAATATgaagaattgtttgaaaaattggttaaCTGTCAACCTAAACTTGATTTGAATACCGTTTGGTGTGGTAACCAGTTTGATGGGGATTTGCAGATTGATGCTAGCAATGTATTTGTTGACAACCAAGCAAGCACCCAGgctttcttttcctttatTAACCAGAGAAACTTAATTTTGCAGTATTTGTCATTGGAATTCCATAGTGTCAAATCAAGAACTAAGCGGGAGTATTATTCTAAAGTGTTGACCAACGACAAGGAATTTGTTAATCGTACACCTAAGGTGTTGACATTTTTAAACATTCtaaattattcattcaAGAACTTTGAAGTGCAGAAATACGAATGGCTTGACCAAAAATTTAACATGTCGTTGTTATTGGCAGAAGTAAACGCTCAAAAGAATGGTACATTAGATTTTTCTGTTTTAACAAAGGTTTTCCGTCTTTTGTGCCAAACGTCAAACTTAATAACACCCGAGTCAAAGCAATTGTTTGCCGAAGAAATTATGGTTGAAGGAAGTAAGATTTCTGACTTTGTCACAAAGTACCTGGTGTCGACCGACTTGAAGGATGTGCAGTTGAAATGCTTACATTCATGGTGTCAATTGATAGAGATTTTGGTTACTGACAGTGGAATCAATTCGCTGAATTTCATCTTGGAAGTGTTGCAAGTTATTATTCCCAAAATCAATGACTATTTTGATGTGGACATACTGTTTTCTGAAGAAATGGTTTCATTATGtgttttattgtttgatcTTTATGATCAGCTGACTCTTGCGGACAGAAAAGGTGAAGATTTTGCACTTGGAATTGAGAGATTGATCCCCTTATTTCAGACTTGTATTGCAGGTATTCTTAATTCTAACTCAACACCCAGCTTACGCTCAGACTTGTATGTAGTTGGCAACAAGTTTTTGTTAAAATGTTTTGAGAGAGAGTCGTTTTTGAAACAAGTGATGCATATCATCAAGTCGGTAGATAAAAAGTTTTTCCAGGTGATTTGTAATGACGCTATCTACTCAGAGGGTCCATCTAGAATCACTTCTACTTTATTCCTCGAGTCATTAGTTCACTTAGGGACTTTGGTCAAggttgattttattttgaatgCGTTGATCAAAAATAACGCATTGCTGTTGCTAGTCAGGTCAGTTAAGCGGACTGATGCCATGATCAAATTGTGCCAGGAAAAAAATTCAGGAGTGACTTTAGATCATTTCATATTTGACTTGATGGCATTCAAAGCAACgctatatttttttgttagaGTGGCCAAATCGAAAAACGGGGCATTGCAGTTGATTCAAAAtgaattgttttcaattttgcaTCAGTCGAAGTTTTTGCAGATTGATCCAGATATTGGTTTAAGTTTACGAATTGAAGAAGTTCAAGATCACAAGACTGTCAATGTAAATGTTTTGCTAGATACTCCACTTTCGATAACTGACTTGGTGGATCCATACAAGTTGCGAAGTGAAAACACTATATCATATTTTGAGTTCCTTGTACCAATATTTCAGCTACTTACAACAGTGTTATTGTCAATGGGACCAAATTATCAACCTGCAATTATTCAAACTAGAGAACTTATGAAGAGTGTAAATCGATTGGTGGTAGGTGTTATGAAAAGAGATTTCTTGGTAGAGACCAAACAAATTGGTCAAGGGTTGTACAAGGAAGAGAGTCACGAGTTGGTATCGTTGAAAGAATTGGTGAAgttgtttattttgattgattcaTTAGCTCATTATAGTGTGTAG
- the LSM6 gene encoding U4/U6-U5 snRNP complex subunit (Putative Lsm protein; flucytosine induced), protein MADNTEFEKTDPSKFLSGIIGSSVSVKLHNGVEYKGNLQTIDGFMNVVLDEGKETVNGKVTKKYGDVFIRGNNVLYISEA, encoded by the exons ATGGCCGACAATAcagaatttgaaaagacAGATCCATCAAAGTTTTTGAGTGGAATAATAGGGTCTTCTGTGAGTGTAAAGTTACACAATGGTGTTGAATATAAAGGAAATTTGCAGACAATTGATGGGTTTATGAATGTGGTATTAGATGAAGGTAAAGAAACTGTCAATGGGAAAGTGACTAAAAAATATGGAGATGTGTTTATTAGAGGGAATAATG TGTTATATATAAGTGAAGCTTGA